In Lodderomyces elongisporus chromosome 1, complete sequence, a genomic segment contains:
- the SEN34 gene encoding tRNA-splicing endonuclease subunit (BUSCO:EOG09263U71), translated as MIDTSTINIVDETRSTNNVTSGMNPSPKLIQKIALPVINPCNDPQILLFNLDDIKLLRNTHHVLGMLIGTLPQFPQQNLFLAIPLKLNIYETLWLIKSGQAMLIDQMAYRLAKVRDFNNVSLNANVEGSLITTANTDHTTYDYELAQQHEIDVKQYLTSYLASNTYMSTDTLLRNFHYYAFLQSQGYFINPGLKFGGDLVLYPGDPLRFHSYSIVKFDFVDMYEIISGGRLATSVKKNLVLMGSRRNMNKIGETKKDTIGVPNEKEENTSMVDVDDKFIENLFEDEVPLCFSIEWAGFG; from the coding sequence ATGATCGATACAAGCACCATAAACATTGTTGACGAGACACGTTCAACTAATAATGTTACGCTGGGTATGAACCCATCTCCGAAACtaatacaaaaaattgCACTTCCTGTCATTAATCCCTGCAATGACCCACAGATCCTACTATTCAACCTTGATGATATTAAACTTTTAAGAAACACCCACCATGTTTTAGGGATGTTAATAGGTACACTTCCCCAATTTCCACAACAAAATCTCTTTCTAGCCATTCCACTCAAACTCAATATTTACGAAACATTATGGCTTATCAAACTGGGGCAAGCAATGCTTATTGATCAAATGGCGTACCGATTGGCCAAAGTTCGGGATTTCAATAATGTCTCTTTAAATGCAAATGTTGAGGGTTCGCTCATCACCACTGCTAATACGGATCACACGACGTACGACTATGAACTAGCGCAACAGCATGAAATAGATGTAAAACAGTACCTTACTTCTTATCTCGCTAGCAACACATACATGTCTACAGATACTTTGCTTCGAAACTTTCACTACTATGCATTTTTACAATCTCAAGGTTACTTCATCAACCCTGGTTTAAAATTTGGCGGCGACTTAGTTTTATACCCCGGGGACCCGTTGCGTTTCCACTCGTATTCGATTGTAAAATTTGACTTTGTGGATATGTACGAGATAATCCTGGGTGGAAGGTTGGCCACTTCggtgaagaagaatttgGTACTCATGGGACTGCGACGAAATATGAATAAAATCGGTGAAACTAAGAAGGACACAATTGGTGTaccaaatgaaaaagaggagaacACATCCATGGTAGATGTTGATGACAAGTTTATAGAAAACTtatttgaagatgaagtgcctctttgcttttcaatTGAGTGGGCAGGGTTCGGTTGA
- the vps35 gene encoding retromer complex subunit Vps35 (BUSCO:EOG09260T28) yields MALTTKEQDAILKSCITNIKHQSNLMQNDLNENKLLPALKHCSNLLNELRVNQLTPKQYYEMYMMVFDSLEILSEYLISSYNARLKRRIRGDTGSDAKANNDGNERNNSGGNSSSSSNSSSSSNNSTISNDNGQFLGKGKSKANHTSTTASVATSAFLADLYEIVQYSGNIIPRLYMMIVIGTTYMSTGGAPSKDLMKDMVEMCHGVQHPIRGLFLRYYLSQRTKNLLPYETRVDFNETVNFLITNFIEMNKLWVRLQHQGHSSERELRYRERKEIKILVGSNLVRLSEVLDDYKGSSIDENYSSVEFYKNMVFPAITEQIIQCKDHLAQTYLIDVIIQVFPDEYHFATLETMLNQVFLSLHPLLDKSELVHTLIEKFTTYHKFNDNVSSLSIAGSKGDSHSEDHISIEGEVLFKRFWSFYLKLNEVDPDLPPEEHTKLLQSIIDLSLSFNPNNLSVLDTVYEFAAQKLTTSEPNEEQREMLLQLLLVSINHFTTIKTIFTFKNFYQFYGKINDENTKRQISLAIIDKILQVHNGYEDVNDENDYYYTTTSEIDGIFKYVTVLSKQNTGKLDTAKDLGITETIKINNETKLITPEYLETQEKVCKLIQLVNDPQDAQKSVLNLLYLRKKYLSGNFESIVYTYPTVISKVLFKLKLLGYAKLKLGSRSKDKKESLQRFLVSNFKNLSVILDELYQVHHENHSTLILNLYLQLASVADQIKLQSLTFELFNQCFVVYEENLLLSSHQYKPFNEITPYDSLANGSVAYRSISSIANALFRVRNISRENYEILITKVTLYGSKLSKKQDQCRAIFSCANLWWWTEQLLPSTDTSPIVNENKEETENTKIEKHKNDSQGNSKDNKTSNENVHGKDVDRDNEGTEDVTEKLYRDQKRVLECLQRALKIADSSMDPFLSLNLFIEILNRCLVFNLYGNTSVDNRYINGVISLIRTNIDDLKGDTDIDAYANETSDFGIQNNANSTNDKETKILSEIQKQFKATLQYIGEQQESENRFPGVFA; encoded by the coding sequence ATGGCATTGACGACAAAGGAGCAGGATGCTATCCTCAAATCATGCATCACCAATATCAAGCACCAATCCAATCTCATGCAAAATGATTTAAACGAAAACAAGCTACTCCCAGCATTGAAGCATTGCTCCAATTTACTCAACGAATTACGAGTTAATCAATTGACACCCAAGCAGTATTATGAGATGTATATGATGGTGTTTGATTCATTGGAGATTCTTAGTGAATACTTGATTAGTAGTTATAATGCcagattgaaaagaagaatccGCGGAGACACTGGTAGTGATGCCAAGGCAAACAATGATGGCAATGAGAGAAATAACAGTGGTGGTaacagtagcagtagcagcaacagcagcagcagcagcaacaacagtacCATTTCAAACGATAACGGACAATTCCTTGGTAAAGGTAAATCCAAAGCGAACCATACCTCTACAACTGCTTCTGTTGCCACGTCTGCGTTTCTAGCAGATTTATACGAAATTGTCCAGTATTCAGGAAACATTATCCCTCGGTTATACATGATGATTGTGATTGGTACAACGTATATGAGCACAGGAGGTGCACCATCAAAAGACTTGATGAAAGATATGGTTGAAATGTGTCATGGAGTACAACACCCCATTAGAGGCTTATTCCTACGCTACTACTTATCTCAACGGACCAAGAACTTGCTTCCCTACGAGACTCGAGTTGACTTTAACGAGACTGTTAATTTTCTCATTACCAACTTTATCGAAATGAATAAATTATGGGTAAGGTTGCAGCACCAGGGACATTCTTCTGAGAGGGAGTTGCGCTATCGCGAGAGGaaagaaatcaaaattCTTGTCGGATCCAATTTGGTAAGATTAAGTGAGGTTTTAGATGATTATAAAGGTTCAAGTATTGATGAAAATTATTCGTCTGTGGAATTTTACAAGAATATGGTATTTCCAGCAATCACGGAACAGATTATACAATGTAAAGACCATTTGGCACAAACGTACTTGATTGATGTTATAATCCAGGTGTTTCCTGACGAGTATCATTTTGCCACGTTGGAGACAATGCTCAATCAGGTGTTTTTGAGTTTGCATCCATTACTCGATAAAAGTGAGTTGGTGCATACtttgattgaaaaattcaCCACATACCACAAGTTTAATGATAATGTTTCCAGCTTGTCAATTGCCGGCAGCAAAGGAGATAGCCATAGTGAGGATCACATCAGTATTGAAGGAGAAGTATTATTCAAAAGATTTTGGTCCTTCTACTTGAAATTGAATGAAGTCGATCCTGATTTGCCACCAGAAGAACATACCAAGCTCTTGCAATCTATTATCGACTTGTCATTATCTTTCAACCCAAACAACTTGAGTGTTTTGGATACCGTGTATGAATTTGCTGCGCAAAAATTGACAACTTCAGAGCCAAATGAAGAGCAACGAGAAATGTTGCTCCAATTGCTCTTAGTATCGATCAATCATTTCACCACAATTAAAACCATCTTTACATTTAAAAATTTCTACCAATTTTATGGAAAAATTAATGACGAGAATACCAAGAGGCAGATTAGTTTGGCGATTATCGACAAAATATTGCAAGTTCATAATGGTTATGAGGATGTCAATGATGAGAATGATTACTACTATACAACAACGTCTGAAATTGACGGAATATTCAAGTACGTTACAGTTTTGTCTAAACAAAATACGGGCAAGTTGGATACAGCAAAAGATTTAGGAATCACAGAGActatcaaaatcaacaatgaaACCAAGTTGATAACACCCGAGTACCTCGAAACCCAAGAAAAAGTGTGCAAGTTGATCCAATTAGTCAATGACCCTCAAGATGCTCAAAAGAGTGTTTTGAATTTATTGTATTTAAggaaaaagtatttgagCGGCAATTTTGAGAGTATAGTTTATACTTATCCAACTGTCATATCCAAAGTTCTTTTTAAGTTGAAATTGTTAGGATATGCCAAATTAAAGCTCGGATCAAGGAGCAAAGATAAAAAGGAATCACTTCAAAGATTTTTAGTGTCCAACTTTAAGAACTTGTCTGTAATTCTTGATGAATTGTATCAGGTGCACCACGAAAACCATTCAACACTCATATTAAACTTGTATTTACAATTGGCCTCCGTTGCCGACCAAATAAAATTGCAGTCTCTTACGTTTGAGTTGTTTAACCAATGCTTTGTTGTTTATGAGGAGAATTTGTTACTTTCTTCGCATCAGTACAAGCCATTTAATGAGATCACTCCATATGACTCATTGGCCAATGGCTCTGTTGCTTATCGATCTATTTCGAGTATTGCAAATGCTTTATTCAGGGTAAGAAATATAAGTCGAGAAAACTATGAGATATTGATTACAAAGGTAACATTATATGGTAGCAAATTGTCTAAAAAGCAAGATCAATGCCGAgctattttttcttgtgCCAATTTATGGTGGTGGACAGAACAATTACTACCATCTACGGATACATCTCCCATTgtgaatgaaaataaagaagagacTGAGAATACCAAAATTGAGAAACACAAAAACGATAGCCAAGGCAACAGCAAAGACAATAAAACTAGTAATGAGAACGTCCACGGAAAAGATGTTGATCGAGATAATGAAGGGACCGAGGATGTTACCGAGAAGCTTTACAGAGATCAGAAACGAGTATTGGAATGCTTGCAGCGCGCTCTCAAGATTGCTGACTCGAGTATGgatccttttctttcacttaatttatttattgagATATTAAACCGTTGCCTTGTGTTTAATCTATACGGCAACACAAGTGTGGATAATCGGTATATCAATGGTGTGATTAGTTTGATTAGGACAAACATTGATGACTTAAAAGGTGATACTGATATTGATGCTTACGCTAACGAGACAAGTGACTTTGGCATCCAAAACAATGCTAATTCAACTAATGACAAAGAGACTAAGATCTTGAGCGagatacaaaaacaatttaaagCAACATTACAATACATCGGAGAGCAACAGGAATCAGAGAATAGGTTTCCGGGTGTATTTGCATAG